In Oryza sativa Japonica Group chromosome 11, ASM3414082v1, the following are encoded in one genomic region:
- the LOC4350213 gene encoding ankyrin repeat-containing protein At5g02620 yields MAACAASTATIDWELLEAAISGDTRSMKMKYMDSHDPTILLGKNPQGNTCLHISSMCGHLEFCKDVLSLPQDPTVKKKLLTTVNVMNETPLLTAITSGHVTLAAFLLKYCHEQGFSEVILKQDKHKCNALHHAICNGHKDLALELIATQPALSKDVNKYGESPMYIALMMRDSKFTDIFEKLLGIDGSSHSGTYGYNALHAAIRNGNPDIAKRIIVERPNLATEENKDGNTPIQLAVRWGKIDMLRVLLKHDRSQGYVINRKNGYPLLLSAAHRGHVAVAREIIKYCPDAPYCKKDGWTCLHKAVKSGNMEFVEFILGEPRLQKLVNMRSSKGKTALHYAIQKCDPKIVAALLDKKIDLTILGSDGNAAAWELRDALDSAKTLNWNEVSMLMIKADPPNAKSVYNLHEEAKEKLINASRKDARSLTQTYTSNTSLVAILIATITFAAAFTLPGGYSSDAGSQGLPIMARNVAFKAFLISDTLAMCASLAVAFICIIARWEDLDFLLYYRSFTKKLMWFAYMATTTAFATGLYTVLAPRLLWLAVGICSVAVLVPILTKVLGEWPVLKLRIRLGQAFKSEFLDMV; encoded by the exons ATGGCAGCCTGTGCAGCCAGTACTGCAACCATAGATTGGGAGCTCCTGGAAGCGGCCATATCTGGTGATACCAGGTCAATGAAGATGAAGTACATGGATTCACATGATCCTACAATTCTGCTTGGAAAAAATCCACAAGGAAACACATGTCTTCATATATCTTCCATGTGTGGCCATTTGGAATTTTGCAAAGATGTTCTTTCACTTCCACAGGATCCAACCGTGAAGAAGAAACTACTCACTACTGTGAATGTGATGAATGAGACGCCACTGCTTACTGCCATAACAAGTGGCCATGTTACTTTAGCTGCTTTTCTACTCAAATACTGCCATGAACAAGGATTCAGTGAGGTAATCTTGAAACAGGACAAGCACAAATGTAATGCACTGCACCATGCCATTTGCAACGGCCACAAGGACCTGGCACTGGAGTTGATAGCGACTCAGCCTGCCTTGTCCAAAGATGTCAACAAATACGGCGAGTCTCCCATGTACATTGCGTTGATGATGAGGGATTCTAAGTTTACAGATATTTTTGAGAAACTGTTGGGAATTGATGGTTCTTCTCATTCAGGAACCTATGGCTACAATGCTCTCCATGCAGCTATTAGAAATGGAAATCCAG ATATTGCTAAAAGAATCATCGTTGAACGCCCAAATCTGGCCACAGAAGAAAATAAGGATGGTAATACTCCAATTCAGCTAGCTGTACGTTGGGGAAAGATCGACATGCTACGAGTATTGTTGAAACATGACAGATCTCAAGGGTATGTTATCAACAGAAAAAATGGttatcctctcctcctttcTGCTGCACATCGAGGTCATGTTGCTGTTGCCCGAGAGATTATCAAATATTGCCCAGATGCTCCATATTGCAAAAAAGATGGGTGGACATGTCTTCATAAAGCTGTCAAATCAGGTAATATGGAATTCGTTGAGTTTATCCTTGGGGAACCACGACTTCAGAAACTCGTGAACATGCGTAGCAGCAAGGGGAAAACAGCTCTACATTATGCCATCCAGAAGTGTGATCCGAAAATTGTTGCTGCTTTACTTGACAAGAAAATAGACTTGACAATTCTTGGCAGTGACGGTAATGCAGCCGCTTGGGAATTACGGGATGCCTTGGATAGTGCGAAGACATTAAACTGG AATGAAGTGTCAATGCTTATGATTAAAGCTGATCCTCCAAATGCAAAATCCGTTTATAATCTTCACGAGGAAGCCAAAGAAAAGTTGATCAATGCGTCAAGGAAGGATGCAAGGTCGCTGACTCAAACATACACAAGCAACACTTCGCTAGTGGCGATCCTCATCGCAACAATTACCTTTGCTGCTGCTTTCACCCTGCCTGGAGGATACAGCAGTGATGCTGGAAGCCAGGGACTTCCTATAATGGCAAGGAACGTTGCCTTTAAGGCATTCTTGATATCAGATACCTTAGCAATGTGCGCCTCACTTGCTGTTGCGTTCATATGCATCATAGCAAGATGGGAGGATCTCGATTTCTTGCTTTACTACAGATCCTTCACCAAGAAGCTTATGTGGTTCGCGTACATGGCAACAACTACAGCATTTGCAACCGGTTTATACACAGTATTGGCCCCTCGGCTGCTATGGTTAGCTGTTGGAATTTGCTCTGTTGCTGTTTTAGTGCCAATTCTCACTAAGGTGCTCGGGGAATGGCCTGTCTTAAAGCTCAGAATTCGGTTGGGCCAAGCTTTCAAATCAGAGTTCCTTGATATGGTCTGA